A stretch of Pempheris klunzingeri isolate RE-2024b chromosome 19, fPemKlu1.hap1, whole genome shotgun sequence DNA encodes these proteins:
- the epb41l4a gene encoding band 4.1-like protein 4: MACFCGNREEFYGEVLLLDERKITLTAERGIKTSSKAAAILQQVFSHLNVVEGEFFGLRFCNNKQQTFWLDPSKTLSQHRHLVGPPYIFYFGVRFYVENPSKLKEETTRYQFYLQLRQDVRRGRLPCPPHLRPRLSALMLQAERGDYSEAEPSGSEENQEVQHIYKTLSGVSRPQAQSLLLSLGSSLQMFGVSLFAAYGENQMEYFLGPAPVGVVVYKNKELMGKYLWQRITKLHFKDETFELRVARQNGLETSFFFQMADRSDCKRLWRCCVEHHIFFRYTNTHTLTFRTNQTASVSSEPITMQTAPPAVQRSGDGAEHDHVKPSAPWENNGPVSGLFNPKFPPNTKEEERDGGRHQRRSRSLNGDRPIRWRERKSRSHGNTSSGSESEKMTSDSARRQRRTKTGQSPDALTWKHIKKQLVDPDGWIDRQTEEIPYKEVRVLGEPIRKRRSPRGRRHHRCVSASDLHSQMELIPPLPVTKVTNTSCRLQIGP, translated from the exons ATGGCGTGCTTCTGTGGCAACCGCGAGGAATTTTATGGAGAAGTCCTCCTATTGGACGAGAGGAAGATCACGCTGACGGCCGAGCGAGGCATCAAG acATCATCAAAGGCTGCGGCCATCTTGCAGCAGGTGTTTTCTCACCTGAACGTGGTTGAAGGCGAGTTCTTCGGTTTGAGATTCTgtaacaacaaacagcagacg TTCTGGTTGGATCCGTCTAAAACTCTCTCACAGCATCGACACCTCG TTGGGCCGCCGTACATTTTCTACTTCGGTGTCCGATTTTACGTTGAGAATCCGTCAAAACTGAAAGAGGAAACGACACG GTATCAGTTCTACCTGCAGCTTCGTCAGGATGTCCGTCGGGGCCGTCTGCCGTGCCCCCCCCACCTCAGACCTCGACTGTCGGCTCTGATGCTGCAGG CGGAGCGAGGCGACTACAGCGAGGCAGAGCCGTCAGGCTCAGAGGAGAACCAGGAAGTACAACACATCTACAAAACACTCAG CGGTGTCTCTCGTCCTCAGGCTCAGAGTCTCTTACTGTCTCTCGGCAGCTCTCTGCAGATGTTTGGAGTATCTCTGTTTGCCGCCTAC GGCGAGAACCAGATGGAATACTTCCTGGGTCCGGCGCCTGTGGGTGTGGTTGTCTACAAGAACAAAGAGTTGATGGGAAAATATCTCTG GCAGAGAATCACCAAACTTCATTTTAAAGACGAGACCTTTGAGCTCAGAGTTGCCAGACAAAAT ggcttAGAAACGTCATTCTTCTTCCAGATGGCAGATCGGTCTGACTGTAAACGTTTGTGGAGATGTTGTGTTGAACATCACATCTTCTTcaggtacacaaacacacacacgctgacattTAGAA ccaatcagacagcGAGTGTCAGCAGTGAACCAATCACAATGCAGACAGCACCGCCTGCTGTTCAAAG GTCAGGGGACGGGGCGGAGCATGACCATGTGAAGCCCAGTGCACCATGGGAAAATAATGGCCCTGTgag TGGCCTGTTCAACCCAAAGTTTCCTCCAaacaccaaagaagaagaacgAGATGGAGGAAGACACCAGAG GCGGAGCAGAAGTCTGAACGGAGATCGACCAATCAGATGGCGGGAGAGGAA GTCTCGTTCCCATGGCAACACGAGCAGCGGCAGTGAGTCAGAGAAGATGACGAGCGACAGTGCGCGACGCCAACGAAGAACAAAAACCGG ACAGAGTCCCGATGCCCTCACATGGAAACACAtcaa gaagCAGCTGGTGGATCCTGATGGTTGgattgacagacagacggaggaaaTACCTTATAAGGAAGTGAg AGTCCTGGGGGAGCCAATAAGAAAGCGTCGTTCTCCACGGGGACGGCGTCATCATCGGTGTGTGTCGGCTTCAGATCTTCA TTCACAGATGGAGCTgattcctcctcttcctgttacCAAGGTAACCAACACTTCCTGTCGACTACAAATAGGTCCCTGA
- the LOC139218856 gene encoding FSD1-like protein isoform X1: protein MDAQKEALRRIISTLANKNEELQNFLETVDNTLTGLQEESCRVMSELEVELDKLNSALNDKGAELRCVIKEEQQRKEVELQTQLSEGKGALLSCEELLKFANQTLTITNEEEFLKAAKQIKERVTMAPAFRLTTRVAVSENMSQFTVDFSAERAGLHQLHFLPVPRAPEIDVSSCSVRDNTITVAWRLADEADGIVTQNERYDVEHRKTNCDSMLRAAGEACWEKIHDIRESYVTITGLKFDSQFVVIRVRARNKTAAGEFSEPVAMETRAYNFGFDAATAHVELKVQGDTVTWEPQGVKGHDPRLRGKENKSSSRSATPSPNKTAGSRAGRDRFAGESYTVLGDQEMIGGGHYWELRPLVDWKSFSVGVAYRASLGRFDQLGKGAGSWCLHASQWLQTSLAAKHNNRAKALDWPQPQRIGIYCDYDNGHLLFIDVDRLRLLHSFRAKFSQPLVPAFTVWCGGITIATGLQVPSFMGNFLSTNGSLSNLSQ, encoded by the exons ATGGACGCTCAGAAG GAAGCTCTGCGCAGGATCATCAGCACGTTAGCCAATAAGAACGAGGAGCTCCAAAACTTCCTGGAAACAGTCGACAACACACTGACGGGCCTGCAG GAGGAGTCATGCAGGGTGATGTCAGAACTGGAGGTGGAGCTTGACAAGTTAAACTCCGCCCTGAATGACAAGGGGGCGGAGCTTCGTTGTGTCATCAAAGAGGagcaacagaggaaggaggtggAGCTTCAG ACGCAGCTGTCGGAGGGGAAGGGTGCTCTGCTGTCGTGTGAAGAGCTGCTCAAGTTCGCAAATCAGACGCTGACGATCACCAATGAAGAAGAGTTCTTGAAG gctgcaaaacaaatcaaagaaag GGTAACCATGGCTCCAGCGTTCCGGCTGACGACTCGCGTGGCAGTGTCGGAGAACATGTCACAGTTCACCGTCGACTTCAGTGCGGAGAGGGCAGGGCTTCATCAACTTCACTTCCTCCCGG TTCCCAGAGCTCCAGAGATCGATGTATCCAGCTGCAGTGTCCGTGACAACACCATCACTGTTGCCTGGCGACTGGCCGATGAGGCTGATGGCATCGTCACCCAAAATGAACGCTATGATGTTGAACACCgaaaaacaaactgtgacagCATgctgagagctgcaggagaggcatgctgggaaaaaaTCCACGACATCAGAGAGTCATACGTCACCATCACAG gtCTGAAGTTTGATTCTCAGTTTGTTGTCATTCGAGTTCGAGcgagaaacaaaacagcagctggCGAGTTCTCTGAGCCCGTCGCAATGGAAACCAGAG CCTATAATTTCGGCTTTGATGCGGCGACAGCTCACGTGGAGCTGAAGGTTCAGGGCGACACGGTGACCTGGGAGCCTcagggggtcaaaggtcacgaTCCCcgactgagaggaaaagagaataaaagcaG cagCCGAAGTGCCACACCGTCGCCCAATAAGACGGCAGGAAGCCGAGCAGGACGAGACCGATTTGCTGGAGAGTCGTACACAGTGCTGG GAGACCAGGAAATGATTGGCGGCGGTCACTATTGGGAGCTCCGCCCCCTGGTGGACTGGAAGTCGTTCAGCGTCGGTGTGGCCTACCGGGCAAGCCTGGGCCGCTTTGACCAATTAGGGAAGGGTGCTGGCTCATGGTGTCTCCACGCCAGCCAATGGCTGCAGACTTCGCTCGCTGCGAAGCACAACAACCGAGCAAAGGCGCTGGATTGGCCGCAGCCTCAGCGCATCGGAATCTACTGCGACTACGACAACG gtcATCTGCTCTTCATCGACGTCGACCGTCTTCGTCTTCTTCACTCCTTCAGAGCCAAGTTCAGCCAGCCGCTCGTCCCCGCCTTCACC GTGTGGTGCGGTGGTATCACCATAGCGACGGGCCTGCAGGTGCCGAGCTTCATGGGTAACTTCCTGTCGACCAATGGGAGCCTGAGTAACCTGTCCCAGTAG
- the apc gene encoding adenomatous polyposis coli protein has translation MAAASYDQLLRQVEVLKMENSNLRQELQDNSNHLTKLETEASNMKEVLKQLQGTIEEDSGETSGSQLELIERLKEMSLDSGGFKPRARPPLPPSSSSSSASSGSGAPGGAAGGSGAPTTAAFPRRGLPSAGRDSHDRCLEELEKERSLLLAELEKEEKEKDWYYAQLQNLTKRIDSLPLTENFTLQTDMSRRQLEFEARQIRSAMEEQLGSCQEMERRAQTRVSRIQQIEKDILRLGARLQVEEGSGSSDSSGLAGAQSSSSRLDHEPANEASYSVPRRITSHLGTKVEMVYSLLSMLGTHDKDDMSRTLLAMSSSQDSCIAMRQSGCLPLLIQLLHGNDKDSLLLGNSRGSKEARARASAALHNIVHSQPDDKRGRREIRVLHLLEQVRHYCEACWSWQENHERGVDQEDNPMPSPVEHQICPAVCVLMKLSFDEEHRHAMNELGGLQAVAELLQVDCEMFGLSSDHYSITLRRYAGMALTNLTFGDVANKATLCSMKGCMRAMVAQLKSDSEDLQQVIASVLRNLSWRADVNSKKMLREVGSVRALMGCALEVQKESTLKSVLSALWNLSAHCTENKADICAVDGALAFLVGTLTHRSHTNTLAIIESGGGILRNVSSLIATNEAHRQILREHGCLPTLLQHLKSHSLTIVSNACGTLWNLSARDAKDQEALWELGAVGMLRNLIHSRHKMIAMGSAAALRNLMANRPARYKDASVVSPGAGAPSLHVRKQKALFEELDAQQLSETFDNIDNLSPKAAHRKGRGCNGAAGGGSATRSYTNTPVLSSPKNGDGSKRTSEEVAYARPVFPPSVRASSDSLNSVTSADGYGNRGKTKPSSEPFYSSDESGANKCCVYRKYPADLAHKIRSANHMADDDGAELDTPINYSLKYSDEQLNSGRQSPSHRGVIESDEEDEQDPRLRRRTDGSDSATTNSLLASVPPPCYVATATSTYDGDSTVEQPIDYSLKYGADSARKSLFKPEETTASSVPPPQSSSANKLRPPPPPANRVVPKSNQESTQTYCVEDTPICFSRGSSLSSLSSEEEEEDSDVIGRKRRGGSVISGCGGGTNDYPTLPVSEKDAHEQQHRQQKEAESQTATASVPSTRGRRGHHHHHGHTHHHHHHVTSSSGTRTPKSPPEQPYAQETPLMFSRCTSVSSLDSFSTSSIASSVRSSEPCSGVPSGVVSPSDLPDSPGQTMPPSRAKTPPLQPPKQKTKEEEKAKKKDEEESSADVMLHFATESTPHGFSRASSLSAISLDEPYIAAEMMKKKKDEEDGGSEERNKEEEEEEVGKPILDESDDDDDIEILEACINMAMPKSSRKPKKQQQAAPRKPSQLPVYKLLPPQSRSQSQQRKEMPPPPEEVPRVYCVEGTPLNFSTATSLSDLTIDSPPNEEAQAAVMPIAPPPSAQRRRAGLPEGENGDDILAECISAAMPKAKPRKPIRGAVNGEHLQAPPLPPPLPPQAPTPLGPQQQKKKPTSPVKPMPQRAPYSVATATAAKAKPGFAFDSPRHYTPIEGTPCCFSRNDSLSSLDFDEDDGGEKDNEEKKTKEEEGRKRKQQTAAVFPRSKPVTNPTATDEKQKFAIEDTPVCFSRNSSLSSLSDIDQENNNKEFAPPAAELQDGGKAGPKSSSPPPPQEGKPRPPAASGYAPKAFHVEDTPVCFSRNSSLSSLSIDSEDDLLQECISSAMPKKKKKAATVATSLPVPKADDAIAAEEEPSEVPRSPPSPDSESFDWKAIQEGANSIVSSLNAAAAAASSLSRQPSSDSDSVLSLKSVGSPFRLPVANSNTEDEQTEEKGEVAVKRGARILKGGERSTLEAKKKEEEEEEEEEEATKAVRGGKKVYRSLITGKPRAEPAARGRSKPRAVPVAKAPGSSDGADRGGGSSRDSTPSRSSSTAANQKGGKLSQLPRTASPGSASSFARPAKQSGPTRSSSTTIPRSESASRVSSTTAAKKQKAEPEKPVLVRQSTFIKETPSPTLKRKLEESATAAAGAVATALESPSSPDALLPSTTRRHDINRSHSESPSRPQEATSSRFSRTGTWKRENSGGGGGGSGSKHSTSLPRVGTWKRTGSSSSVLSASSESSEKGRSEEESAMRSKGTWRKPKGSGGGDSAGRCFADKSEDVWVRLEDCPVNNPRSSSSCSARSPNAPPVIDSPAPSKIPSSSSSSSSSSNLNLRRSCESLDDKPPPPPPPERQQQRSQQRSGAVAARVSPFNYTPSPRKSNADVTTTATPSTTTSSSTTPTRPSLIPTPVTKKREPKGGEGGGSGGGGGGERGSYIVTSV, from the exons ggagaaggagag GTCTCTCTTATTGGCTGAactggagaaggaggagaaggagaaggattGGTACTACGCTCAACTGCAGAATCTCACCAAGAGGATCGACAGTCTGCCGCTCACTGAAAAT ttcaCTCTGCAGACGGACATGAGTCGGCGGCAGCTTGAGTTTGAGGCTCGTCAGATCCGCTCTGCCATGGAGGAGCAGCTCGGCTCCTGtcaggagatggagaggagggctCAG ACACGTGTGTCCCGTATTCAGCAGATAGAGAAGGACATCTTGAGACTGGGAGCTCGTCTGCAG gtgGAGGAAGGTTCGGGGTCGAGTGACAGCAGTGGATTGGCTGGAGCTCAA aGCTCCAGCAGCCGATTAGACCATGAGCCGGCCAATGAGGCGAGCTATTCTGTGCCTCGACGAATCACCAGCCACCTGGGAACCAAG GTGGAGATGGTGTACAGTCTTCTGTCCATGCTGGGGACTCATGATAAAGACGACATGTCGCGGACGCTGCTCGCCATGTCGAGCTCACAGGACTCGTGCATCGCCATGCGTCAGTCTGGCTGTCTGCCGCTGCTCATCCAGCTGCTGCACGGTAACGACAAGGACTCCCTGTTGCTAG GTAACTCCCGCGGCAGTAAAGAGGCTCGTGCGCGGGCATCTGCGGCGCTCCACAACATCGTGCATAGCCAGCCAGACGATAAGAGGGGCCGCAGAGAGATCAGAGTGCTCCACCTGCTGGAGCAGGTACGTCATTACTGCGAGGCGTGTTGGAGCTGGCAGGAGAACCACGAGAGGGGCGTTGACCAGGAAGACAACCCCA TGCCGTCTCCAGTGGAGCATCAGATCTGTCCGGCCGTCTGCGTCCTCATGAAACTTTCCTTTGATGAAGAACATCGACACGCCATGAACGAACTGG GTGGCCTGCAGGCGGTGGCGGAACTGCTGCAGGTGGACTGCGAGATGTTCGGTCTGAGCAGCGATCATTACAGCATTACACTACGTCGCTACGCTGGCATGGCGCTCACCAACCTCACCTTTGGAGACGTAGCCAATAAG GCCACGCTGTGCTCCATGAAGGGCTGCATGAGGGCAATGGTTGCTCAGCTCAAGTCTGACAGCGAAGACCTGCAGCAG GTGATTGCGAGCGTGTTGAGGAACTTGTCATGGCGTGCCGATGTCAACAGTAAGAAGATGCTGCGTGAGGTTGGCAGCGTGCGAGCGCTGATGGGCTGCGCCCTTGAAGTTCAGAAG gagTCGACTCTGAAGTCTGTACTGAGCGCGCTCTGGAACCTGTCAGCACACTGCACAGAGAACAAGGCGGACATTTGTGCCGTGGACGGCGCTCTGGCCTTTCTGGTGGGTACGCTGACACACCGCAGCCACACCAACACGCTCGCCATCATCGAGAGCGGTGGCGGCATCCTGCGCAACGTGTCCAGCCTCATTGCCACCAATGAGGCGCACAG GCAGATCCTGCGTGAGCATGGCTGCCTGCCGACGCTGCTGCAGCACCTCAAGTCCCACAGTCTGACCATTGTGTCCAACGCCTGCGGGACGCTCTGGAACCTGTCTGCCAGGGACGCCAAAGACCAGGAGGCCTTATGGGAGCTGGGTGCTGTGGGCATGCTGCGCAACCTCATCCACTCCCGGCACAAGATGATTGCCATGGGCAGCGCCGCTGCCCTACGCAACCTGATGGCCAACCGGCCAGCACGCTACAAGGATGCCAGCGTGGTATCGCCAGGCGCCGGTGCCCCGTCACTGCACGTCCGCAAACAGAAAGCATTATTCGAGGAGCTGGACGCTCAGCAGCTGTCGGAGACTTTCGACAACATCGACAACCTGAGCCCCAAAGCTGCACACAGGAAGGGGCGGGGCTGTAATGGcgctgcaggaggagggagcgCCACTCGTTCATACACAAATACGCCGGTGCTCTCCAGCCCGAAGAATGGAGACGGATCTAAGAGGACGAGTGAGGAGGTGGCGTATGCTCGGCCGGTGTTCCCGCCCAGCGTCCGAGCATCCAGCGATAGCCTCAACAGTGTAACGAGCGCAGACGGCTACGGCAACCGCGGCAAGACCAAACCGTCATCTGAGCCATTCTACTCATCAGATGAGAGCGGAGCCAACAAGTGCTGCGTCTACAGGAAGTACCCAGCTGACCTGGCACACAAGATTCGCAGTGCCAACCACATGGCGGACGACGATGGTGCTGAGTTGGACACGCCCATCAACTACAGCCTGAAGTACTCCGACGAACAGCTGAACTCTGGGAGACAAAGTCCGAGTCACCGTGGCGTCATTGAGAGCGACGAGGAAGACGAGCAGGACCCCAGGCTGCGACGGCGGACCGATGGCAGCGACTCTGCAACAACCAACAGTCTCTTGGCGTCTGTTCCTCCGCCATGCTACGTCGCCACGGCAACATCAACCTACGACGGTGACTCAACAGTGGAGCAGCCAATTGACTATAGCCTGAAGTATGGTGCAGACTCCGCCCGCAAATCACTGTTCAAGCCAGAAGAAACCACTGCTTCCTCCGTCCCCCCTCCCCAGTCATCCTCTGCCAACAAGCTCcgcccccctccaccaccagccAATCGGGTGGTGCCAAAAAGCAACCAGGAGTCGACACAGACGTATTGTGTGGAGGACACACCCATTTGCTTTTCCCGCGGCAGCTCACTGTCCTCACTGTCatcggaggaggaagaggaggacagtgaTGTCATCGGGAGGAAGCGGCGAGGCGGCAGCGTCATCAGCGGCTGTGGCGGCGGGACCAACGACTACCCGACACTTCCTGTCAGTGAGAAGGATgcacatgagcagcagcataGGCAGCAGAAGGAGGCGGAGAGTCAGACCGCCACTGCCTCTGTCCCGTCCACACGGGGAAGACGAggtcaccaccaccaccacggccacacccaccaccaccaccaccacgtgACATCATCATCGGGTACCAGGACGCCTAAGAGCCCCCCAGAGCAGCCGTACGCTCAGGAGACGCCACTCATGTTCAGCCGCTGCACGTCTGTCAGCTCCCTCGACAGCTTCTCCACCTCGTCCATCGCCAGCTCTGTGCGCTCCAGCGAGCCCTGCAGTGGCGTGCCGAGCGGCGTGGTCAGTCCTAGCGACCTTCCTGATAGCCCAGGACAGACCATGCCGCCGAGCCGCGCCAAGACGCCACCGCTGCAGCCGCCAAAGCaaaaaacaaaggaggaggaaaaggccAAGAAGAAAGACGAGGAGGAGAGCAGCGCCGATGTAATGCTGCACTTTGCCACAGAAAGCACGCCGCATGGCTTCTCCCGAGCCTCTAGTCTGAGTGCGATTAGTCTGGACGAACCGTACATCGCAGCagagatgatgaagaagaagaaggacgaggaggatggagggagcgAGGAGAggaacaaggaggaggaggaggaggaggtgggtaAACCAATCCTCGATGAATCGGATGACGACGACGACATTGAGATCCTGGAGGCGTGCATCAACATGGCCATGCCCAAGTCGTCACGGAAACCAAAGAAACAGCAACAAGCAGCACCACGAAAACCCAGCCAGCTTCCAGTATACAAGCTCCTCCCACCTCAAAGCCGCAGCCAATCACaacagaggaaggaaatgcCGCCACCACCGGAGGAGGTGCCAAGAGTTTACTGTGTGGAGGGAACGCCGCTCAACTTCTCCACTGCCACCTCGCTCAGTGACCTCACCATTGACTCCCCACCCAATGAAGAGGCACAAGCTGCCGTAATGCCTatagccccgcccccctctgCCCAGAGGAGGCGGGCTGGACTTCCTGAGGGCGAGAATGGTGATGACATCCTCGCAGAGTGCATCAGTGCCGCCATGCCCAAAGCCAAACCCAGAAAACCAATCAGAGGGGCTGTGAATGGCGAGCACCTCCAAGCCCCACcccttcctccacctcttcctccccagGCGCCGACCCCTCTCggcccacagcagcagaagaagaagccgACGTCACCGGTGAAGCCGATGCCCCAACGGGCACCGTACAGCGTTGCCACGGCAACTGCTGCCAAAGCAAAGCCAGGGTTTGCCTTCGACTCACCGCGTCACTACACTCCAATCGAGGGTACACCGTGCTGCTTCTCCCGCAACGATTCACTGAGCTCGCTCGACTTTGACGAAGACGACGGTGGCGAGAAGGACaatgaggagaagaaaacaaaagaggaagagggcaggaagaggaagcagcagacGGCGGCGGTCTTCCCTCGATCTAAACCTGTAACCAATCCGACGGCGACGGACGAGAAGCAGAAGTTCGCTATTGAGGACACGCCCGTGTGTTTCTCCAGGAACTCCTCACTGAGCTCGCTGAGCGATATCGACCAGGAGAACAACAACAAGGAGTTCGCGCCGCCAGCTGCTGAGCTGCAAGATGGAGGCAAAGCAGGACCCAagtcttcttctcctcctcctcctcaggaggGGAAGCCCCGCCCCCCAGCGGCAAGTGGATATGCCCCCAAAGCGTTCCACGTAGAGGACACGcctgtctgcttctccaggAACTCGTCGCTCAGTTCCCTGAGCATCGACTCGGAGGACGACCTGCTGCAAGAGTGCATCAGCTCCGCCAtgcccaagaagaagaagaaagccgCCACCGTCGCCACGTCGCTTCCTGTTCCCAAAGCTGACGACGCCATTGCAGCCGAGGAGGAGCCTTCGGAGGTGCCAAgaagccccccctcccccgaCTCAGAGTCCTTTGATTGGAAGGCAATCCAGGAAGGAGCCAACTCCATCGTCAGCAGCCTGAAcgccgccgctgctgccgcTTCGTCGCTGTCCCGTCAACCGTCATCGGACTCTGACTCGGTCCTGTCCCTGAAGTCTGTGGGATCACCGTTCCGCCTGCCGGTAGCTAATAGCaacacagaggatgaacagaCGGAGGAGAAGGGTGAAGTGGCCGTGAAGCGTGGAGCGAGGATCCTCAAGGGCGGCGAGCGGTCAACGCTGGAGGCtaagaagaaggaggaggaggaggaggaggaggaggaggaggcgacaaaggcagtgagaggagggaagaaggTCTACAGGAGTCTGATCACAGGGAAGCCCAGGGCGGAGCCTGCCGCTAGAGGGCGGAGCAAACCCCGTGCAGTACCTGTGGCCAAAGCTCCAGGAAGCAGTGATGGCGCCGACAGAGGGGGAGGGTCCTCCCGGGACTCAACACCGTCTcgctcctcctccacagcagccaatcagaaaggAGGGAAGCTGTCACAGCTGCCGCGCACGGCGTCTCCAGGAAGTGCATCATCATTTGCCAGACCGGCCAAACAGAGTGGGCCGAcgaggagcagcagcaccaccataCCGAGGAGCGAGTCGGCGTCGAGGGTCAGCAGCACCACGGCGGCCAAAAAACAGAAGGCAGAGCCAGAGAAGCCGGTGCTTGTCCGCCAGTCGACATTTATCAAAGAAACTCCGAGCCCGACGTtgaagaggaagctggaggagtCGGCGACGGCAGCAGCAGGGGCGGTGGCGACGGCATTAGAGTCTCCATCTAGCCCTGATGCACTGCTACCATCGACGACCAGGAGGCACGACATCAACCGCTCCCACTCTGAGAGCCCGTCACGCCCACAGGAAGCAACGTCATCACGGTTCAGCCGCACCGGCACCTGGAAGCGGGAAAACAGcggagggggaggtggagggagtgGCAGTAAACACTCAACATCGTTGCCACGCGTGGGGACGTGGAAAAGAACAGGAAGCTCATCGTCAGTGTTGTCAGCGTCGTCAGAGTCCAGCGAGAAGGGGCGGAGCGAGGAGGAGAGCGCCATGAGGTCGAAGGGAACGTGGAGGAAACCTAAgggcagtggtggtggtgactCAGCTGGGCGGTGCTTCGCTGACAAATCAGAAGACGTGTGGGTTCGTCTGGAGGACTGTCCGGTCAACAACCCacgctcctcttcttcctgttcGGCGCGCTCTCCGAATGCTCCACCTGTCATCGACAGCCCCGCCCCCTCAAagatcccctcctcctcttcctcctcttcctcctcctccaacctcAACCTACGCCGCAGCTGCGAGAGTCTGGACGACAAGCCGCCACCACCGCCGCCACCTGAACGCCAACAGCAGCGCAGTCAGCAGCGCAGCGGCGCCGTGGCAGCTCGAGTCAGCCCCTTCAACTACACGCCAAGCCCGAGGAAGAGCAACGCTGATGTCACGACCACCGCCACGCCAAGCACCACAACATCATCATCGACAACGCCCACACGACCTTCTCTTATCCCCACACCTGTCACAAAGAAACGGGAGCCAAAGGGCGGAGAAGGTGGTGGCAGCGGCGGGGGAGGTGGCGGTGAACGCGGTTCGTACATTGTGACGTCAGTGTGA
- the LOC139218856 gene encoding FSD1-like protein isoform X2 translates to MDAQKEALRRIISTLANKNEELQNFLETVDNTLTGLQQEESCRVMSELEVELDKLNSALNDKGAELRCVIKEEQQRKEVELQTQLSEGKGALLSCEELLKFANQTLTITNEEEFLKAAKQIKERVTMAPAFRLTTRVAVSENMSQFTVDFSAERAGLHQLHFLPVPRAPEIDVSSCSVRDNTITVAWRLADEADGIVTQNERYDVEHRKTNCDSMLRAAGEACWEKIHDIRESYVTITGLKFDSQFVVIRVRARNKTAAGEFSEPVAMETRAYNFGFDAATAHVELKVQGDTVTWEPQGVKGHDPRLRGKENKSSRSATPSPNKTAGSRAGRDRFAGESYTVLGDQEMIGGGHYWELRPLVDWKSFSVGVAYRASLGRFDQLGKGAGSWCLHASQWLQTSLAAKHNNRAKALDWPQPQRIGIYCDYDNGHLLFIDVDRLRLLHSFRAKFSQPLVPAFTVWCGGITIATGLQVPSFMGNFLSTNGSLSNLSQ, encoded by the exons ATGGACGCTCAGAAG GAAGCTCTGCGCAGGATCATCAGCACGTTAGCCAATAAGAACGAGGAGCTCCAAAACTTCCTGGAAACAGTCGACAACACACTGACGGGCCTGCAG CAGGAGGAGTCATGCAGGGTGATGTCAGAACTGGAGGTGGAGCTTGACAAGTTAAACTCCGCCCTGAATGACAAGGGGGCGGAGCTTCGTTGTGTCATCAAAGAGGagcaacagaggaaggaggtggAGCTTCAG ACGCAGCTGTCGGAGGGGAAGGGTGCTCTGCTGTCGTGTGAAGAGCTGCTCAAGTTCGCAAATCAGACGCTGACGATCACCAATGAAGAAGAGTTCTTGAAG gctgcaaaacaaatcaaagaaag GGTAACCATGGCTCCAGCGTTCCGGCTGACGACTCGCGTGGCAGTGTCGGAGAACATGTCACAGTTCACCGTCGACTTCAGTGCGGAGAGGGCAGGGCTTCATCAACTTCACTTCCTCCCGG TTCCCAGAGCTCCAGAGATCGATGTATCCAGCTGCAGTGTCCGTGACAACACCATCACTGTTGCCTGGCGACTGGCCGATGAGGCTGATGGCATCGTCACCCAAAATGAACGCTATGATGTTGAACACCgaaaaacaaactgtgacagCATgctgagagctgcaggagaggcatgctgggaaaaaaTCCACGACATCAGAGAGTCATACGTCACCATCACAG gtCTGAAGTTTGATTCTCAGTTTGTTGTCATTCGAGTTCGAGcgagaaacaaaacagcagctggCGAGTTCTCTGAGCCCGTCGCAATGGAAACCAGAG CCTATAATTTCGGCTTTGATGCGGCGACAGCTCACGTGGAGCTGAAGGTTCAGGGCGACACGGTGACCTGGGAGCCTcagggggtcaaaggtcacgaTCCCcgactgagaggaaaagagaataaaagcaG CCGAAGTGCCACACCGTCGCCCAATAAGACGGCAGGAAGCCGAGCAGGACGAGACCGATTTGCTGGAGAGTCGTACACAGTGCTGG GAGACCAGGAAATGATTGGCGGCGGTCACTATTGGGAGCTCCGCCCCCTGGTGGACTGGAAGTCGTTCAGCGTCGGTGTGGCCTACCGGGCAAGCCTGGGCCGCTTTGACCAATTAGGGAAGGGTGCTGGCTCATGGTGTCTCCACGCCAGCCAATGGCTGCAGACTTCGCTCGCTGCGAAGCACAACAACCGAGCAAAGGCGCTGGATTGGCCGCAGCCTCAGCGCATCGGAATCTACTGCGACTACGACAACG gtcATCTGCTCTTCATCGACGTCGACCGTCTTCGTCTTCTTCACTCCTTCAGAGCCAAGTTCAGCCAGCCGCTCGTCCCCGCCTTCACC GTGTGGTGCGGTGGTATCACCATAGCGACGGGCCTGCAGGTGCCGAGCTTCATGGGTAACTTCCTGTCGACCAATGGGAGCCTGAGTAACCTGTCCCAGTAG